In Trifolium pratense cultivar HEN17-A07 linkage group LG7, ARS_RC_1.1, whole genome shotgun sequence, a genomic segment contains:
- the LOC123894541 gene encoding cysteine-rich receptor-like protein kinase 10 isoform X2: MKTLQHSITCTTRFISFILLIFFLFMTLSSAQSKSPFYMHSICQNLTEKTNNTSYKSNVKNFLAWIITDSVTGTLSNNNTIGSKNNSDHDNVYGFYECRVGITGSFCQFCINTAVGQIAQRCPNGDSAMIWYDLCIIGYSSENSIGKVIVEPSWNVTGSKLTKDSTELAKVENIMTSLIGKMSISATANWAAGEFYWSDTEKRYGLVQCNRLLSKDGCRQCLEAMLDRVPRCCGTKVGWVVVCPSCGMKIDDYNFYQQQTESPSPIPNPDKQEDSGKKKTLIIILVCVLVAVALLMCCVCYYWRKNGFSKGGLLLRTATPISFRDHAQGEDALNGDLPTIPLTVIEQITDNFSELSKLGEGGFGPVYKGTLPDGTEVAVKRLSETSGQGSEEFKNEVIFIAKLQHRNLVRLLGCCIDGNEKILVYEYMPNSSLDSHLFDKEKHKQLDWKLRLSMINGIAKGLLYLHEDSPLRIIHRDLKASNVLLDDEMNPKISDFGLARTFEKDQCQTKTKRVIGTYGYMAPEYAMAGFFSVKSDVFSFGVLLLEIIYGKRNGEFFLSEHMQSLLLYTWKLWCEGKSLELIDPFHKKTYIESEVLKCIHIGLLCVQEEAADRPTMSTVVRMLGSDTVALPKPNQPAFSVGRMSKNEDQTSKNSKDNYSVDEVTLTIVSPR; encoded by the exons ATGAAAACGTTACAACACAGCATAACATGTACTACAAGGTTCATTAGCTTCATTCTCCTCATATTTTTCCTCTTCATGACCCTATCAAGTGCACAATCAAAATCACCATTTTACATGCATAGTATTTGTCAGAACCTaacagaaaaaacaaacaacactTCATACAAATCCAACGTTAAGAACTTCCTTGCATGGATAATCACTGATTCTGTCACAGGCACATTATCTAATAACAACACCATAGGCAGCAAGAACAACAGTGATCACGACAATGTTTATGGGTTCTACGAATGTAGGGTTGGCATCACTGGAAGTTTCTGCCAATTCTGTATCAACACTGCTGTTGGACAAATCGCTCAACGTTGTCCTAATGGTGACTCGGCTATGATATGGTATGATTTATGCATCATAGGTTATTCTAGCGAGAATTCCATAGGAAAAGTTATTGTAGAACCCTCATGGAATGTAACCGGATCCAAACTCACTAAGGACTCCACAGAACTTGCAAAAGTAGAGAATATCATGACTAGTTTGATAGGAAAAATGAGTATATCAGCCACTGCCAATTGGGCAGCGGGTGAGTTCTATTGGAGCGACACCGAGAAAAGGTATGGTTTGGTGCAGTGTAATAGATTGCTTAGTAAGGACGGGTGCAGACAGTGTTTAGAGGCTATGTTGGATAGAGTTCCTCGATGCTGTGGAACGAAGGTAGGATGGGTAGTTGTGTGTCCTAGTTGCGGAATGAAgattgatgattataatttCTACCAACAGCAAACAGAATCTCCTTCTCCGATTCCAAATCCAG ACAAACAGGAAGATTCAGGTAAGAAAAAAACCTTGATCATCATCTTGGTATGTGTACTGGTGGCAGTAGCTCTACTAATGTGTTGTGTCTGCTACTACTGGAGAAAGAATGGATTCAGTAAAG GTGGATTACTGTTGAGGACTGCTACTCCTATATCTTTCCGTGATCATGCTCAAGGAGAGGATGCACTCAATGGAGACCTTCCTACAATCCCTTTAACTGTAATTGAACAGATCACGGATAACTTTTCGGAGTTATCTAAATTAGGAGAAGGTGGATTTGGCCCTGTTTACAAG GGTACATTACCAGACGGCACAGAAGTTGCTGTGAAAAGGCTTTCAGAAACATCAGGTCAAGGTTCAGAGGAGTTCAAGAATGAAGTAATATTCATAGCTAAACTGCAACACAGAAACCTTGTGAGACTCTTGGGTTGCTGCATTGATGGAAATGAAAAAATACTTGTATATGAATACATGCCAAATTCAAGCCTTGACTCTCACCTTTTCG ATAAGGAAAAGCATAAGCAACTGGATTGGAAATTACGACTAAGCATGATCAATGGAATTGCAAAAGGACTGCTTTACCTTCATGAGGATTCTCCACTTCGAATAATCCATAGAGATCTGAAAGCCAGCAATGTTCTTCTGGATGATGAAATGAATCCAAAAATATCAGATTTTGGATTGGCAAGGACATTTGAAAAGGACCAATGTCAGACAAAAACAAAACGAGTTATTGGCACCTA TGGATACATGGCTCCAGAATATGCTATGGCTGGGTTTTTTTCAGTGAAATCAGACGTTTTTAGCTTTGGAGTTCttttattagaaataatttatGGAAAAAGAAATGGCGAATTCTTTCTTTCAGAACATATGCAAAGTCTTCTATTATAT ACTTGGAAACTGTGGTGCGAAGGAAAAAGTTTAGAATTAATCGATCCGTTCCACAAAAAAACGTACATTGAAAGTGAAGTTTTGAAGTGTATACACATTGGTTTATTGTGTGTACAAGAAGAAGCAGCGGATCGACCAACCATGTCCACTGTTGTTCGTATGCTAGGAAGTGACACAGTAGCCCTTCCAAAACCCAATCAACCAGCATTTTCAGTTGGGAGAATGTCCAAGAATGAAGatcaaacttcaaaaaattcTAAGGATAATTATTCTGTTGATGAAGTAACACTAACTATTGTCTCACCTAGATAG
- the LOC123895973 gene encoding uncharacterized protein LOC123895973, with translation MAYLGDTSQMLVDTTDVFTTHQKFATPDDVVKWARDVGDANKVGIIITRSDKKNGIRGRNDKLILGCDKGGKYDFSESSTTSASKKCNCPFKIRAAPSTDGSGWKVQVIHGVHNHGLPDQYHGHPRKARLTADENKRVQDLTKRKVAPRHIVLDLKDQNPESVVDATLVYRKRHMMQIQERGSRTELQHLLQLLDDAKYVSWNRRKDDGSDVLSDIFWAHPDSIKLLNLFPIVLVMDCMKV, from the coding sequence ATGGCTTATCTCGGCGATACAAGTCAAATGTTGGTAGATACTACGGATGTTTTTACAACTCATCAAAAATTTGCTACCCCAGATGATGTTGTCAAATGGGCTCGagatgttggagatgccaatAAAGTCGGTATTATCATTACTCGGTCGGATAAAAAGAACGGAATAAGAGGAAGAAATGACAAGTTGATTTTGGGTTGTGACAAAGGTGGAAAGTATGACTTTTCAGAAAGTTCCACGACATCTGCATCGAAAAAGTGTAActgtccatttaaaattagagCTGCACCTTCAACAGATGGTTCAGGATGGAAAGTTCAGGTTATTCATGGAGTTCACAACCACGGGCTACCTGACCAATATCATGGTCATCCTCGCAAGGCACGTTTAACCGCTGATGAAAACAAACGTGTTCAAGATTTGACAAAGCGTAAAGTAGCACCAAGACACATTGTTTTAGATTTGAAAGATCAAAATCCAGAGTCTGTTGTTGATGCCACACTTGTATATAGGAAAAGACACATGATGCAAATACAGGAAAGAGGCTCCAGAACAGAGCTGCAACACTTGTTGCAGTTGTTAGATGATGCAAAATATGTCAGCTGGAATAGAAGAAAAGATGATGGCTCCGATGTTTTGAGTGATATTTTTTGGGCGCATCCAGATTCAATCAAGTTGTTGAACTTGTTTCCCATTGTTTTGGTTATGGACTgcatgaaggtgtga